A genome region from Sporosarcina sp. ANT_H38 includes the following:
- a CDS encoding transglycosylase domain-containing protein: MQRTVYVKNKKRRTTLRRIMLLTVTMVMAALTVFLSLRLYAQITGAPSLSVPKASVFLDKDGRQIGDRFSEERRYWVNLDEMSPFLIDAVVATEDKNFYKHNGFDYKRIAGALLKDAKTGRKVEGASTITMQYAKNLYLTFEKTWKRKISEALYAYRMEIFYEKDVILEGYLNTVYFGHGMYGVEAASKFYFGKSAKDLTLEESAVITAIAKGPSVYSPIENPEKSRERTLLVLSLMEAQGYITERQEERATNEKLTLKNREWADSKRVAPYFLDEVWREAEKVLAAKGRYPAEGGWTIRTTLNPLHQQTAEEMILKWMPASGLQVGFMSIETGTGAITSLVGGMNYTESPFNRVTQAKRQPGSAIKPILYAAALEDGFSPLTFLSTEKTVFTYDEGRSTYEPNNVNGKFAGHPISLAQALAISDNIYAVKTLEDIGYKKFSNMAERLGVDGKFPESPATALGTSLVTLSDMTNAYNRIASGGLETVPTTILSITDAEGKTVYEQPKKSKKHVISEQDAFVLTHLMTGMFDPVFNDYSAATGLSMRQKQTRPYAAKSGTTISDQYLIGYTPSLTAGIWTGFDVGKQLTELSDKAASKKIWIDFMETVNRGTSPEPFIPPNGVNDVIIDVETGGIAVNECEKQRLIYVKEKDMPRKLCTDKTLREQRSAGKADEKKFDLFPFSFFE, from the coding sequence ATGCAACGGACAGTGTATGTAAAAAATAAAAAGAGGCGTACGACGTTACGGCGGATTATGCTGCTAACCGTCACGATGGTTATGGCGGCCCTAACCGTCTTTCTTTCGCTCAGGCTGTATGCTCAAATTACTGGTGCACCTTCTTTAAGCGTGCCCAAAGCTTCTGTTTTTCTAGATAAAGACGGCAGGCAAATTGGCGACCGTTTTTCCGAGGAACGGCGATATTGGGTGAACCTCGATGAAATGTCACCTTTTTTAATCGACGCGGTCGTAGCGACGGAAGACAAGAATTTCTATAAACACAATGGTTTTGACTATAAACGGATCGCTGGCGCTCTTTTGAAAGATGCGAAAACCGGTCGAAAGGTAGAAGGGGCCAGCACGATTACCATGCAGTATGCGAAAAACCTGTACTTGACGTTCGAAAAGACGTGGAAACGGAAAATCAGTGAAGCACTTTACGCCTATCGGATGGAGATATTTTACGAAAAAGATGTCATCTTGGAAGGTTATTTGAATACTGTTTACTTTGGGCACGGCATGTATGGTGTCGAGGCGGCAAGTAAATTTTATTTTGGAAAGTCGGCGAAAGATTTGACGTTGGAAGAGTCTGCCGTTATTACTGCAATTGCTAAAGGTCCTTCGGTTTATTCGCCTATTGAAAATCCTGAGAAATCACGGGAGCGAACACTGCTGGTACTTTCACTTATGGAGGCGCAAGGGTACATTACTGAGCGGCAAGAAGAACGGGCGACAAACGAAAAACTTACTTTAAAAAACCGTGAATGGGCTGACTCGAAGCGCGTTGCCCCTTATTTTCTTGATGAAGTTTGGCGCGAGGCTGAAAAAGTACTCGCAGCGAAAGGACGCTATCCAGCAGAGGGAGGTTGGACGATCCGGACAACGTTAAATCCACTTCACCAACAAACTGCCGAAGAAATGATTCTAAAATGGATGCCAGCTAGCGGACTACAGGTTGGATTCATGTCGATTGAAACTGGTACGGGTGCAATAACTTCACTTGTCGGAGGGATGAATTATACGGAAAGCCCGTTTAACCGAGTGACACAAGCAAAGCGCCAGCCTGGGTCTGCAATAAAACCTATTTTGTATGCAGCTGCACTTGAAGACGGATTCAGTCCGCTAACGTTCTTATCGACTGAAAAGACCGTTTTCACTTACGATGAAGGACGCTCGACATATGAACCTAACAATGTAAACGGCAAATTCGCCGGCCACCCTATCTCCCTTGCACAGGCTCTGGCTATTTCCGATAATATTTACGCAGTGAAAACACTTGAAGACATCGGTTATAAGAAATTCAGTAACATGGCTGAACGACTTGGTGTCGACGGTAAATTCCCAGAATCACCGGCAACCGCCCTCGGTACCTCGCTTGTCACGCTTTCCGACATGACGAATGCTTATAACCGAATTGCTTCAGGCGGACTCGAAACAGTCCCAACAACGATTTTGTCCATAACGGATGCTGAGGGAAAAACGGTTTATGAACAACCGAAGAAGAGCAAGAAACATGTCATCAGTGAGCAGGATGCTTTCGTTCTCACTCATCTAATGACTGGCATGTTCGATCCTGTATTCAACGATTATTCTGCGGCTACTGGACTCTCAATGCGACAAAAACAGACGCGGCCCTATGCAGCTAAATCCGGGACGACGATATCGGATCAATATTTAATTGGCTACACTCCCTCATTAACTGCGGGTATCTGGACTGGATTCGATGTAGGAAAACAGCTGACAGAACTATCCGATAAAGCTGCATCGAAAAAAATATGGATTGACTTCATGGAAACCGTTAATCGTGGTACTTCACCCGAACCGTTCATCCCTCCAAATGGAGTCAACGACGTCATCATTGATGTTGAAACAGGTGGTATCGCGGTAAATGAATGCGAAAAGCAACGGCTCATCTATGTAAAAGAGAAGGATATGCCACGTAAGTTATGTACCGATAAAACACTGCGGGAACAGCGCTCCGCAGGTAAAGCTGATGAGAAGAAATTCGATCTGTTTCCGTTTTCGTTTTTTGAATGA
- the cbiB gene encoding adenosylcobinamide-phosphate synthase CbiB, translating into MPAHFIAIVIGFLLDRIIGDPPKWPHPVRLIGTFIGKLTTILNKGRFRTLKGAFTLFITVGIVLGIVFTFVSFAYQFNIYVGIGVESTLIAIGLAQKSLRDAALDVYRPLAAKDLPAARTKLSWIVGRDTDKLKENDIVRGTVETVSENISDGITSPLFWAFLLGAPGLWMYKAVNTLDSMIGYKDERYEKFGKISARADDILNFIPARVTGFLIILYAPNKSQLSFWKRFTGWSKDARKHPSPNSGFLEAATAWQLGVTLGGTSTYRGIVSKRPELGPGNTPLTAIHIKQTITQMHVIAFIFWLVMTVIGVTFYAVA; encoded by the coding sequence ATTCCTGCACATTTTATCGCCATCGTAATTGGTTTTCTGCTCGACAGAATTATTGGAGATCCACCGAAATGGCCGCATCCAGTCCGCTTAATTGGAACGTTCATTGGCAAATTGACTACCATTTTGAATAAAGGTCGGTTCCGCACATTAAAAGGAGCGTTTACACTATTCATCACGGTCGGAATTGTGTTAGGCATCGTTTTTACTTTTGTTAGTTTTGCTTATCAATTCAATATTTACGTAGGGATTGGCGTGGAGTCAACTCTAATCGCCATTGGGCTGGCGCAAAAAAGTTTACGCGACGCTGCGCTCGACGTTTATCGCCCGCTTGCTGCAAAGGATTTGCCCGCAGCACGCACGAAGTTGTCGTGGATTGTCGGTCGCGATACCGATAAACTAAAAGAAAATGATATCGTACGCGGGACTGTTGAAACGGTGTCAGAAAACATTTCGGACGGCATTACATCGCCATTATTTTGGGCATTTCTACTGGGAGCACCCGGTCTTTGGATGTACAAAGCAGTGAACACATTGGATTCGATGATTGGTTATAAAGACGAACGGTATGAGAAGTTCGGTAAAATTTCTGCACGTGCAGATGATATCTTGAATTTCATACCAGCACGTGTGACAGGCTTTCTTATCATTTTATATGCGCCAAATAAAAGTCAATTGTCCTTTTGGAAACGCTTTACTGGCTGGAGTAAAGACGCAAGGAAACATCCAAGTCCGAACAGCGGATTTTTGGAGGCAGCTACGGCTTGGCAACTCGGAGTAACGCTTGGCGGAACAAGTACATACCGTGGAATCGTATCGAAGCGACCCGAGCTTGGACCAGGAAACACTCCGCTAACCGCAATACATATTAAACAAACAATTACACAGATGCATGTCATAGCGTTTATTTTTTGGCTAGTAATGACGGTGATTGGAGTGACTTTTTATGCAGTTGCCTGA
- a CDS encoding bifunctional adenosylcobinamide kinase/adenosylcobinamide-phosphate guanylyltransferase, translating into MVRGKLTFISGGVRSGKSSYAEKLLVNEAQNNAARLVYIASGVATDSEMRARIERHKSDRSTHSWTTFEQPVELEGILPSIQPGDYVLWDCLTTWLANELYTGWESGKPCIGQSGCMEQKEKQLYTTIDTLVSQAAHLVIVSNEVLDELPSKYAETEMYRKWIGRIHQVLVKKADTAIEMDYGIPIVWKNEQQEMTQ; encoded by the coding sequence ATGGTTCGCGGAAAACTGACGTTCATAAGTGGCGGCGTTAGAAGTGGTAAAAGTTCTTATGCAGAAAAGCTGCTAGTCAATGAAGCGCAGAACAATGCGGCCAGGCTAGTTTACATTGCCTCCGGCGTCGCAACGGATTCAGAAATGCGGGCGCGTATTGAACGTCACAAATCGGATCGTTCCACTCATAGTTGGACGACCTTTGAACAACCTGTCGAGTTAGAAGGGATATTGCCCTCCATTCAACCAGGTGATTATGTGTTATGGGATTGTCTAACGACGTGGCTGGCAAATGAGTTATACACAGGTTGGGAGTCAGGGAAACCTTGTATCGGACAATCGGGCTGTATGGAACAAAAGGAAAAACAGTTATACACAACGATTGATACTCTAGTGTCGCAAGCTGCCCACCTCGTTATTGTTTCGAATGAAGTATTAGATGAGCTTCCTTCAAAATACGCTGAAACGGAAATGTACAGGAAGTGGATTGGTCGTATTCACCAAGTGCTTGTTAAAAAAGCAGATACAGCTATTGAAATGGATTATGGAATCCCGATCGTATGGAAAAATGAACAGCAGGAGATGACGCAATGA
- a CDS encoding ABC transporter substrate-binding protein, whose translation MKKIWQLGLTAFLAVFLLAACGEAATQDKPKVDATPKVEEVKVDFPLTLTDAVGNEITLEKAPATIVSMIPSNTEILFELGLADEVVGVNDYDDYPAEALEKEKIGGMEFNVEKIVSMNPEIVFAHESGLGTGEEGLQQIRDAGIPVFVVKNAANFEETYTTIETIGKATGKTVEAEKIIVDMKAKVEEVLAKIATVDTKKTVFVETSPAPDIYTPGKNTFMDQMLKLIGAENIAADQEGWFVMDPEEIVNRNPDVIIVMYDYVETAVADVYARPGFDSITAIKEKAVIQVDENTTSRTGPRLAEGLEEIAKAIYPEAFGE comes from the coding sequence ATGAAAAAGATTTGGCAATTAGGATTAACGGCGTTTCTGGCAGTATTCCTGCTCGCAGCATGCGGAGAAGCTGCTACGCAAGATAAGCCGAAAGTAGATGCAACACCGAAAGTAGAAGAGGTCAAAGTTGATTTCCCGTTGACACTAACGGACGCGGTCGGCAATGAAATCACTTTAGAAAAAGCACCGGCAACAATTGTTTCAATGATTCCGAGTAACACGGAAATTTTGTTTGAACTTGGTCTTGCTGATGAAGTTGTCGGCGTCAATGACTACGATGATTATCCCGCAGAAGCACTTGAAAAAGAGAAAATCGGCGGTATGGAATTTAACGTTGAGAAAATCGTTTCCATGAATCCTGAAATCGTATTTGCTCATGAATCGGGACTTGGAACGGGTGAAGAAGGACTGCAACAAATCCGTGATGCAGGAATTCCTGTCTTTGTTGTGAAAAATGCAGCAAATTTCGAAGAAACATACACAACGATTGAAACAATCGGTAAAGCGACTGGTAAAACAGTAGAAGCAGAGAAAATCATTGTGGATATGAAAGCAAAAGTAGAAGAAGTATTGGCGAAAATAGCAACAGTCGATACTAAAAAAACAGTTTTCGTTGAAACATCACCAGCACCAGATATTTACACACCAGGTAAAAATACATTCATGGATCAAATGCTTAAACTGATTGGTGCGGAAAATATTGCTGCTGATCAAGAAGGCTGGTTCGTAATGGATCCGGAAGAAATCGTCAACCGCAATCCGGATGTCATTATTGTTATGTATGACTATGTCGAAACGGCCGTTGCAGATGTTTACGCACGCCCAGGTTTTGATTCTATTACAGCTATCAAAGAAAAAGCGGTTATCCAAGTTGATGAAAATACAACTAGCCGAACGGGCCCCCGTCTTGCTGAAGGGCTTGAAGAAATAGCAAAAGCCATCTACCCTGAGGCTTTCGGTGAGTAA
- the argS gene encoding arginine--tRNA ligase, with translation MNAVEQIQHEVKTALRQAVIEAGLAEETAIPDIMLETPNNKDNGDYATNIAMQLTKLAKKPPRAIAEAILEKLNTDGTSIDSIEIAGPGFINIRLKTDYLGDIVKTVLEQGENYGRSNFGNNQKVQVEFVSANPTGDLHLGHARGASLGDSLSNVLDFAGYDVAREYYINDAGNQVHNLANSVEARYFQALGLDKEMPEDGYQGPDIINIGKMLAAEYGDKYVNTPDEERYAFFRQYGLDHELEKLKTDLANFRVSFDVWFSETSLYKNGKIDVALDKLRANGHVFEEDGATWFRSTTFGDDKDRVLIKNDGTFTYLTPDIAYHEDKLFRGFDKLINIWGADHHGYIPRMKAAIEALGYGNDTLEVSVVQMVQLYKDGEKFKMSKRTGKAVTLRELVEEVGLDAVRYFFAMRSGDSQMDFDLDLAISQSNENPVYYAQYAHARISSILRQADENGMAASVEHVSLLQAEKELELLKKIGDFPQVISDAARMRSPHRVATYIQELAATFHSFYNAEKVLDPDNRELSEARLALITVTRTTIANALKLIGVSAPEKM, from the coding sequence ATGAACGCGGTAGAACAGATTCAACATGAGGTGAAAACGGCATTGCGTCAGGCAGTAATTGAAGCGGGTCTGGCAGAGGAAACGGCTATACCGGACATTATGCTTGAAACACCTAATAACAAAGACAATGGCGATTACGCAACGAATATTGCTATGCAACTGACAAAATTAGCGAAAAAGCCACCGCGCGCGATTGCGGAAGCGATTCTTGAGAAATTAAATACAGATGGCACATCAATCGACTCAATTGAGATTGCAGGTCCTGGTTTTATCAATATCAGATTAAAAACGGATTACTTAGGTGACATCGTCAAGACAGTTCTTGAGCAAGGCGAGAACTACGGTCGATCAAACTTCGGCAATAACCAAAAAGTCCAAGTTGAATTCGTTTCTGCCAATCCTACAGGTGACCTTCACCTTGGACATGCACGCGGAGCTTCTCTTGGAGATTCACTGTCCAACGTTCTAGATTTCGCTGGATATGATGTGGCGCGCGAATACTATATTAACGATGCGGGTAATCAAGTGCACAACCTTGCCAATTCCGTTGAAGCACGCTATTTCCAAGCGCTCGGTTTGGATAAAGAAATGCCAGAAGACGGCTACCAAGGCCCGGACATCATTAATATCGGGAAAATGTTGGCAGCTGAATATGGCGATAAATACGTCAACACGCCAGATGAAGAGCGTTATGCATTCTTCCGTCAATATGGACTTGATCATGAACTAGAGAAATTAAAGACAGACCTTGCCAACTTCCGTGTGTCATTCGACGTTTGGTTCTCTGAAACTTCATTGTATAAAAACGGCAAAATAGATGTTGCTCTTGATAAATTACGTGCCAATGGCCATGTCTTTGAAGAGGATGGCGCAACATGGTTCCGTTCAACAACTTTCGGTGATGACAAAGACCGTGTGTTAATTAAAAACGATGGTACTTTCACGTATTTGACGCCGGATATTGCATACCATGAGGATAAATTGTTCCGTGGATTCGATAAGCTTATCAATATTTGGGGCGCAGATCACCATGGTTATATTCCACGGATGAAAGCAGCAATCGAAGCGCTTGGTTATGGCAATGACACGCTCGAAGTCAGCGTAGTACAAATGGTTCAGTTATATAAAGACGGTGAAAAATTCAAGATGAGTAAGCGTACGGGTAAAGCCGTAACATTACGCGAACTCGTTGAAGAAGTTGGTCTGGATGCAGTCCGTTACTTCTTCGCAATGCGTTCAGGTGACTCACAAATGGACTTCGACTTAGACCTTGCAATTTCCCAGTCGAATGAAAACCCTGTGTACTACGCGCAATATGCGCATGCACGGATTTCATCAATCTTGCGTCAAGCGGATGAAAATGGAATGGCTGCATCTGTGGAGCATGTGTCTCTATTACAAGCTGAAAAAGAGCTAGAATTGCTGAAGAAAATTGGTGACTTCCCACAAGTAATCAGTGATGCAGCAAGAATGCGTTCACCGCACCGCGTTGCAACGTATATCCAAGAATTAGCAGCTACATTCCACAGCTTCTACAACGCAGAAAAAGTGTTGGACCCAGACAACCGCGAACTATCAGAAGCCCGTCTGGCACTAATTACAGTAACCCGCACAACAATCGCCAACGCATTGAAACTGATAGGTGTATCTGCGCCGGAGAAAATGTAA
- a CDS encoding adenosylcobinamide amidohydrolase, whose amino-acid sequence MLQVENISGGYGKESIVKAVTFNVDKGEVLGILGPNGSGKSTLLKIISGILPKVTGSVTIDGQDASTYSQKEFAKKVAVLPQLHAHAFSHTVRETVELGRYPHQSGLFASWSAEDERAVADAINSMSITRYAENSIELLSGGEQQRVFVAQALAQEAPILLLDEPTNHLDIAHQQQLLDTIRQQAIDKGLTVISVFHDINLASLYCDRLLLMDKGQIARIGVPQDVVKEEAIQSVYGARIKSQPHPELPKPQITLLPDTKEEIKPFTVKKEDFSISSDFVALRTNYPLKTISSAVHNAGTGWYRSFVNRHVDVDYNVDDVKAENTSYLEQHGFHLTDTVGMMTAVTTEHAEVEEYTGDFGTILIAVTAGVGNAVDVSQALARDQKPRVGTINTWVIVNGQLPDEAFIQAMITATEAKTKALQMESITDPLTGTIATGTSTDSLLVAATQQGEFLPYAGPITPLGKLIGHGVYDCTVRAIRAYKKAKGWTT is encoded by the coding sequence ATGTTACAGGTCGAAAATATTTCCGGAGGTTATGGCAAAGAATCCATCGTGAAAGCAGTAACATTCAATGTCGATAAAGGCGAAGTACTCGGCATACTTGGACCCAACGGCAGTGGTAAATCTACACTATTGAAAATCATTTCAGGTATTCTCCCGAAGGTAACGGGTTCCGTCACAATCGACGGGCAAGACGCTTCTACTTATTCACAAAAGGAATTCGCAAAAAAAGTAGCCGTCTTGCCGCAACTCCATGCCCATGCATTTTCCCACACTGTTCGAGAAACGGTAGAACTCGGGCGCTATCCACACCAATCGGGGCTATTCGCCTCGTGGTCAGCCGAAGATGAGCGTGCTGTCGCCGATGCCATCAATAGTATGTCAATCACACGCTATGCTGAAAACTCGATAGAATTGCTATCCGGTGGCGAACAACAGCGTGTTTTTGTTGCGCAGGCACTCGCTCAGGAGGCCCCGATTTTATTACTCGATGAGCCAACCAATCACTTGGACATCGCCCATCAGCAACAATTACTCGATACGATTCGCCAACAGGCAATCGACAAAGGACTCACGGTGATTTCGGTGTTTCACGACATCAATTTGGCTTCTTTATACTGCGACCGGCTTCTCTTGATGGATAAAGGGCAGATAGCCAGAATAGGCGTACCACAAGACGTAGTGAAGGAAGAGGCAATTCAATCTGTTTACGGTGCGCGTATAAAATCACAGCCTCATCCCGAATTGCCAAAACCGCAGATTACACTTCTGCCTGATACCAAAGAGGAAATCAAGCCTTTCACCGTCAAAAAAGAGGACTTTTCGATATCATCGGACTTTGTTGCACTACGAACGAACTATCCGTTGAAAACAATTTCCTCCGCGGTTCATAACGCTGGAACAGGCTGGTATCGGTCGTTTGTCAATCGGCATGTCGATGTCGATTACAATGTAGATGACGTCAAGGCTGAAAATACTTCTTACCTTGAACAGCATGGCTTTCATCTAACAGATACGGTCGGTATGATGACCGCGGTCACGACGGAGCATGCTGAAGTCGAGGAATACACAGGGGATTTCGGAACGATTCTGATTGCGGTAACTGCTGGTGTCGGCAATGCCGTCGATGTGTCGCAAGCACTCGCGCGTGATCAAAAACCTCGCGTCGGTACAATCAATACATGGGTTATCGTCAACGGTCAGCTACCCGATGAAGCATTTATCCAAGCAATGATAACGGCTACCGAAGCGAAAACGAAAGCACTTCAAATGGAATCGATAACAGATCCGCTCACAGGCACAATTGCGACGGGTACATCTACGGACAGCTTGCTTGTCGCGGCAACACAACAAGGAGAATTCCTACCATATGCAGGTCCAATCACGCCGCTCGGAAAATTGATTGGCCACGGCGTTTACGACTGTACGGTTCGGGCAATCCGTGCCTATAAAAAGGCGAAAGGGTGGACAACTTGA
- a CDS encoding DUF1934 domain-containing protein, with translation MESREKERYVKIKLHSLIRHPDQDEEKHELTSTGLLIKKAGNSYLKYEEQQSGNSIQTIVKLDSKDALIMRRGAVTMRLPFVAAGERPGTYGSGPATFDLVVKTNKLDFTMQEDNSGGRFNVNYDLHAEGTLLGKYELTITYTEGNI, from the coding sequence ATGGAATCGCGGGAAAAAGAGCGATATGTAAAGATTAAGCTCCATTCGTTGATCCGGCATCCGGACCAAGACGAGGAGAAGCATGAATTAACTTCTACAGGTTTACTGATTAAAAAAGCGGGCAATTCGTATTTGAAATATGAAGAACAACAAAGTGGGAATTCAATACAGACAATTGTTAAATTGGATTCTAAGGATGCATTAATTATGCGTCGCGGTGCTGTAACAATGCGATTGCCGTTTGTTGCAGCTGGAGAACGACCGGGAACATACGGTAGTGGACCAGCGACTTTTGACTTAGTTGTCAAAACGAATAAACTCGATTTTACAATGCAAGAGGACAATTCCGGCGGACGCTTCAATGTGAATTATGATTTGCATGCAGAGGGAACGCTTCTTGGAAAATACGAACTGACTATTACATACACGGAGGGAAATATATGA
- a CDS encoding histidinol-phosphate transaminase, which yields MQLPEHGANPHNVYARLGIEPPTRLLDFSENVNPMGPPDSVTKMWPSLLAMLKAYPNPEGEPFLSAAADYHGISPACLVAGNGAAELLALLAERYRGKRAIVVHPTFSEYEATLLAKDVEIVRVFASEIDGFKLPMETILEAMTSASVLYLCTPNNPTGIMPERTDLNVIIEHGAEVGCDVVLDEAFIDFVDESLSFIANIKNNPHVIIVRSMTKMYAIPGIRLGYIAADPSIIRGIKALAPHWNVNGLAAQIGAVCLQEVQYREQAIQYSNSEREKMTLFLKGNDCNVTNSVTNFISFTLGSGRDSNKLYEDMLARGIVLRHSQNFRGMDGRWLRIGMKNDASMNILKEELSRWFAEN from the coding sequence ATGCAGTTGCCTGAACATGGCGCGAATCCGCACAACGTTTACGCAAGACTAGGCATTGAACCCCCAACACGGTTATTGGATTTTAGTGAAAATGTCAATCCAATGGGACCTCCTGATTCAGTTACCAAGATGTGGCCAAGTTTACTGGCTATGCTTAAGGCGTATCCAAATCCAGAAGGGGAGCCGTTTCTGTCAGCGGCGGCCGATTACCATGGTATTTCGCCTGCTTGTTTAGTCGCAGGAAATGGTGCGGCGGAATTGTTAGCACTTTTGGCAGAGCGCTATCGTGGAAAGCGAGCGATTGTCGTGCACCCGACGTTTTCCGAATACGAAGCGACTCTCTTGGCGAAGGATGTGGAAATTGTTCGGGTTTTTGCATCGGAAATAGATGGATTTAAATTGCCTATGGAAACTATTCTTGAAGCTATGACTTCAGCATCTGTTCTGTACCTTTGCACGCCAAACAATCCAACTGGAATCATGCCGGAACGGACGGATTTGAACGTAATTATTGAGCACGGCGCTGAAGTAGGTTGTGACGTTGTTTTAGATGAGGCTTTTATCGATTTCGTGGATGAATCACTGTCCTTCATTGCAAATATAAAGAACAATCCGCATGTGATCATAGTTCGCTCAATGACGAAAATGTACGCTATTCCAGGAATAAGACTCGGGTATATCGCGGCAGATCCGTCGATAATTAGGGGGATAAAAGCACTCGCACCGCATTGGAATGTTAATGGTCTAGCAGCACAAATCGGAGCGGTGTGCCTTCAGGAAGTGCAATACCGCGAACAGGCAATTCAGTATAGTAACAGTGAACGGGAAAAAATGACGCTGTTTTTAAAAGGCAATGATTGCAACGTTACGAATTCCGTTACGAATTTTATTTCATTCACATTGGGTTCTGGTCGTGATTCAAATAAGTTGTATGAAGACATGCTCGCACGTGGAATTGTCCTACGTCATTCGCAAAACTTCCGCGGCATGGACGGTAGATGGTTGCGAATTGGTATGAAAAACGATGCGTCAATGAACATCTTGAAGGAGGAGTTATCACGATGGTTCGCGGAAAACTGA
- a CDS encoding iron ABC transporter permease, whose amino-acid sequence MSKSSVAYIVSAATLLVAVWLGVSIGSVNIPISTLWNTGADATATNILWKIRMPRVVLAGLVGASLAISGAAFQGLLKNPLADPYTLGVSSGASVGAVMTLFFGISIPFLGTYTLPVFSMVGAALTMFLVLGFARLVDRAMRMETIILTGIIFGSFLGSVLSLMIALTGEELRQIIGWLLGSVSMRGWDYITMILPFVVVGSLMLWLNRRELNAMLFGEERAHHLGVNVKRRKFAILIGGSILTGSAVAVSGTIGFVGLVVPHMTRLLWGSDHRHLLTLSFMNGATLLIICDLIARTIISPTELPVGVITAFIGAPVFAFIFYKQRRKGGM is encoded by the coding sequence GTGAGTAAATCCAGCGTTGCCTACATCGTTTCCGCCGCCACGCTTCTTGTGGCGGTGTGGCTCGGTGTTTCAATCGGGTCTGTGAATATACCGATTAGTACGTTATGGAATACAGGGGCGGATGCAACAGCTACCAATATTTTGTGGAAGATTCGCATGCCGCGTGTCGTGCTTGCCGGACTTGTCGGTGCCTCGCTCGCGATTTCGGGAGCTGCTTTCCAGGGTCTGTTGAAAAATCCACTTGCTGATCCATACACCCTCGGAGTGTCATCCGGCGCCTCGGTCGGCGCTGTTATGACGCTCTTTTTTGGTATTTCCATCCCGTTTTTAGGCACTTATACGCTTCCTGTATTCAGTATGGTTGGGGCTGCACTGACAATGTTCCTGGTCCTCGGATTCGCCCGCCTTGTTGACCGGGCAATGAGAATGGAAACAATCATTTTGACCGGAATTATTTTCGGTTCGTTCCTGGGTTCTGTGCTGTCACTTATGATAGCGCTCACAGGCGAAGAGCTACGACAAATTATTGGCTGGCTACTTGGTAGCGTATCGATGCGAGGTTGGGATTATATTACGATGATCTTGCCATTCGTCGTCGTTGGCTCGCTCATGCTATGGCTAAATCGCCGTGAATTAAATGCGATGCTGTTTGGAGAAGAACGGGCGCACCATTTAGGTGTCAACGTCAAACGACGTAAGTTTGCCATTCTTATTGGGGGATCCATCCTGACAGGTTCTGCAGTAGCGGTGTCCGGCACAATTGGCTTTGTCGGTCTAGTCGTCCCGCATATGACGCGACTCTTATGGGGATCGGATCATCGCCATCTCCTGACATTATCGTTCATGAATGGTGCGACGTTGCTCATCATTTGCGATTTAATTGCAAGGACAATTATTTCGCCAACAGAACTTCCGGTTGGTGTTATTACAGCGTTTATCGGGGCACCAGTATTTGCATTTATCTTCTATAAACAACGAAGGAAAGGAGGAATGTGA